The proteins below are encoded in one region of Populus alba chromosome 2, ASM523922v2, whole genome shotgun sequence:
- the LOC118049409 gene encoding transcription factor MYB14, translating into MVRAPCCEKMGLKRGPWTAEEDRILISHIQLYGHGNWRALPKQAGLLRCGKSCRLRWINYLRPDIKRGNFSREEEDTIIKLHEMLGNRWSAIAARLPGRTDNEIKNVWHTHLKKRLEQNHVAPEINGRSVDVSRFNHEVKTDPEIVSSSNVVAAGCDQTKEHRPVSPQQCSSDVSSVITVDTSNDMSTKVLESDDVLEMDEIFWSEVLSADNSSLTSDYPAISTEPLIQFPFSPLIIDMEQVQATNSSMYDGLDFWHNLFTRAGELPELPEI; encoded by the exons ATGGTGAGAGCTCCATGCTGTGAGAAAATGGGATTGAAGAGAGGTCCCTGGACTGCTGAAGAGGATCGGATTCTCATCAGTCACATTCAGCTTTATGGCCATGGCAATTGGCGTGCGCTTCCTAAACAAGCTG GTCTGCTGAGGTGTGGAAAGAGCTGCAGGCTCCGGTGGATAAATTACCTGAGGCCTGACATTAAACGAGGAAATTTCAGCAGAGAAGAAGAGGATACCATCATCAAATTGCATGAGATGTTAGGCAATAG ATGGTCGGCAATTGCAGCGAGATTACCAGGACGCACAGACAACGAAATTAAAAATGTGTGGCACACCCACTTGAAAAAAAGACTTGAGCAAAACCATGTCGCCCCAGAAATCAATGGAAGATCTGTTGATGTTTCTAGATTCAATCACGAAGTAAAGACTGATCCAGAAATAGTGAGTTCATCAAACGTTGTTGCGGCAGGATGTGATCAAACCAAGGAACATAGACCAGTTTCACCACAACAATGTTCAAGTGATGTCTCTTCGGTGATCACAGTTGATACCAGTAATGACATGAGCACGAAGGTCTTGGAGTCGGATGATGTTCTTGAAATGGATGAGATTTTTTGGTCAGAAGTACTGTCTGCTGATAATTCAAGCTTGACGAGTGATTATCCGGCCATTAGCACTGAGCCGCTAATTCAATTTCCATTTTCTCCACTGATAATTGATATGGAACAAGTCCAAGCCACTAATTCAAGTATGTATGATGGCTTGGACTTTTGGCACAACCTCTTCACAAGAGCTGGGGAGTTACCAGAATTACCAGAAATTTGA
- the LOC118049411 gene encoding uncharacterized protein isoform X2 codes for MDAEGQRGSSNPAAMLANLLSKRAKLHDELRIIEKQVYDLETSYLQDPGQCGNVLKGFEGFLSSSKNTALLKRSRKFQPEDRLFSLSSVTSPAAEEQAAGRDGRSEYGVGRSKGGGIYANGQGKPKKGRGASRDTKRTRPSADPDFDYDDDADLTL; via the exons ATGGATGCTGAAG ggCAAAGAGGGTCTTCAAATCCAGCTGCAATGCTTGCAAATCTTTTAAGCAAAAGAGCCAAGCTGCATGATGAGCTTCGTATTATCGAAAAACAG GTTTATGATTTGGAGACAAGTTATTTGCAGGATCCGGGGCAGTGTGGTAATGTATTGAAAGGTTTCGAAGGGTTTCTATCTTCATCCAAGAACACTGCACT CTTAAAGCGGTCTAGGAAGTTCCAGCCTGAAGATAGGCTCTTCTCATTGTCTTCAGTCACCTCACCAGCA GCTGAAGAACAAGCAGCTGGACGAGATG GGCGGTCAGAATATGGTGTAGGTCGATCAAAGGGTGGAGGCATATATGCAAACGGACA aggAAAGCCAAAGAAGGGAAGAGGTGCATCAAGAGATACTAAAAGAACAAGGCCTTCAGCTGATCCAGATTTTGACTACGATGATGATGCAGATTTGACATTGTGA
- the LOC118049411 gene encoding uncharacterized protein isoform X1 has translation MDAEGQRGSSNPAAMLANLLSKRAKLHDELRIIEKQVYDLETSYLQDPGQCGNVLKGFEGFLSSSKNTALLKRSRKFQPEDRLFSLSSVTSPAAEEQAAGRDEGRSEYGVGRSKGGGIYANGQGKPKKGRGASRDTKRTRPSADPDFDYDDDADLTL, from the exons ATGGATGCTGAAG ggCAAAGAGGGTCTTCAAATCCAGCTGCAATGCTTGCAAATCTTTTAAGCAAAAGAGCCAAGCTGCATGATGAGCTTCGTATTATCGAAAAACAG GTTTATGATTTGGAGACAAGTTATTTGCAGGATCCGGGGCAGTGTGGTAATGTATTGAAAGGTTTCGAAGGGTTTCTATCTTCATCCAAGAACACTGCACT CTTAAAGCGGTCTAGGAAGTTCCAGCCTGAAGATAGGCTCTTCTCATTGTCTTCAGTCACCTCACCAGCA GCTGAAGAACAAGCAGCTGGACGAGATG AAGGGCGGTCAGAATATGGTGTAGGTCGATCAAAGGGTGGAGGCATATATGCAAACGGACA aggAAAGCCAAAGAAGGGAAGAGGTGCATCAAGAGATACTAAAAGAACAAGGCCTTCAGCTGATCCAGATTTTGACTACGATGATGATGCAGATTTGACATTGTGA